The nucleotide sequence CGGTGGTAATGACTATTACGACGTCAGCGTCATCAATGGTTACAACGTCCCTGTGCTTGTAACACCGGAGAACGGATTGTGCAAAAGCATAGGATGCGATATTGACATTAAAAAGACGTGTCCGACGGAGTTGTGGATCCCCGACATAAGATCCAACGATCCATACGCATGCAGGACATCGTGTCAGAAAAACCAGACGAGGGAGCTTTGTTGTGTCGGACATTACCAGGAAGTTGGCATACCACCGCAAGAATGCAAGCGGACGATTTACTCGGAGACTTTTAACCGTACGTGCCCAGGCGCTTATAGCTACGCCTATGACAATAATAGCAGCACGTTCACATGTCCGTACTCCTCCAACTTTGTCATCCAGTTTTGCCCTGGACCCAACAGAACCACGTAAATTCACATCCCCTCGtctctttttcaatttttaaagaatttatatttatatccaTCACTCTCATCATTATGGTTTACAGTATTATATCTTAGTGTGTAAGGCTATATAAAACGCTGACAGTCGTTCTAAAGATAATTTTAGGTGAACTTTATCACTTAAATGCACTATGCATGTGTAGTTTATTAATAGTTGTAACCAACTTAGAGttaatctatctatctatactattatttacgaAGTGATTTGGCTTATAAGTCAACTTCTCCatattttaggttttttttatttgtcaatatttatttattatattataaactttttAGTTAGTAATTTAACTTATTATGCTTTAATCATTTTTAgttagtaattttccttttttgatATATTTCTAAACTtatctgttttatttttaaatattttagtttgttactgtaaattattatttaataaaaacatgcgaaagtttcctttttttaaatttcttattttaagatataataaaaatattttattttattgtatagacattaattattatttttaaatttttaaatttatattaattatattatattatatggtgtatataatatatattgcatagaacttaaatgtgattttacatataatattactaaatctcatcaaaaatatattaagtgttaagaaaatataaaaataattccaTTGTgagtataaaaaaataatataataatagattcttacttatataaaatatatacatataaattattaatctaTAGTATTAATGGGACAAtctatttacatagaattttttcaaaagatattatcttattactttatcgatttgtgtcaaattatGAACCAATTCAAGTTGAGAccggtaaaatttattaatttatagagtaatttatagaggttttattGTATATGTTAGAACATCTCtaacccacctctatttctaTCTCTATAATAACATTTAGAGGCAAAATCACTTCAACTCATCTCTATTTCTGCCTCTAAAATAAAcattgctatttttttttctctatttatataggaaaaaatagcatttctctatattttactcAATATGTATAGatctttattttaaagaaatacattggagtaaaactcatctttattatagagttcctctattttagaagtaaaaatagaggaatacacattggagatggtcttaggtTAAGGCAATATAgttgttttgaattttgaattaataatattttattttaaaaacaagataattattataaattgtgTTAGCGGTTAAATTCGAGAATAtccttaataaataaaatataaataattaaaattgaaatttttattaaaaatattatattttataaacaagatAATTATTCTATATAGTTTATGCATGGAGAAAAGGAACGTTGGAATGGTCTTAAAttgtgttgttgttttgaaataatattttctattaaaattaggatatgaaaaaaatataattaaatactaatcaaacaaaaaaattataaatatattttctaaaatatttatcatatgtagaggtttataaaatttaatacagCAGCaagcatatatttttaataaaaataattttattttttgattaatcgttttgaaaagaaaaataattatttatctgCTTTTTGacttaataaaacataaactaataagtaTTCGTAAAAAGATTATGCTTgcatgtgcgggcaaaacacctagtttagTTGATAAAACTCTTAGATTATCTATTAAGCTATAATGAGTCATATGATCAAGTCCCTTTTAGAGAAATTTCCTCTGTAAAGGAAAGTGAATTTAAAATGGTTTGGGTATTGCCATGCGGTTCCAGAACCTCCTAATCATTAAAAATAGTTGTACTAAAAGTAAGTCAAGTTTGGTAGAACGCATAATGTTGACCCcaagaaaaaggaaacattCATGTTTACTGGATACATGTATACATAGTTACTAATCTATATATGAAATCTATAATGGGTTAATAGATTCTTGCACTAAAACAAATGGGTTGGTACTTATATGTATATTGATGCAAGTTACTTGTTGCGGAAGCAATAACAGGATCCCATCCACCAAGAAAACTGGAGCAGGAGAAAAAGGTAAGTTTATTCATTATTCGACTTATGGCTCATTGAAAAGTTTGTATATACATTTTCTGTTAATTAATTGAAATCTTTATTTGGTAATTTTTGCAGGAAAATCTTTATTGAAGTTAATACTCATAATTGGTACACTTTAATTAGCCTCAACCGTGTGACATTACTCACCAATTTTTTACTTACTAATTTATGAAGTACCTAACTTTCGAGGCTTATTCTCTTGTAGGAGGTTCATCAGTTTTTGCTATGATCATCATTATTGCGATTGTGATAAAGGTGAAAGCAAATGATAGGAGAAAGAGTGATTGGGATGGGAAGAACATCGAAGCTGTTGTAATGTTAAAACGATTTAGTTATGTACAAGTCAAGAAGATGACAAAATCATTTGCGGATGTTCTTGGGAGAGGGGGATTTGGAACTGTCTATAAAGGAAAGTTACCCGATAGCAGCCGAGATGTCGCAGTGAAGATCTTGAAAGAGTCAAACGAGAACGGGGAAGATTTCATCAACGAAGTAGCTAGCATGAGTAGAACCTCTCATGTTAATATTGTTTCTCTGCTAGGGTTCTGCTATGAAGGGAGCAAAAAAGCTATAATATATGAGTTCATGCCAAATGGATCCCTAGACAAGTTCATCTCCGAGAAGATGTCGGAGAAAATGGAATGGAAAACGTTGTACAACATTGCGGTAGGTGTGTCACGTGGCCTAGAGTACTTGCACAACCGTTGTGTAACGAGGATAGTACATTTTGATATAAAGCCGCAGAACATACTCATGGATGGACAATCTTGCCCCAAGATTTCGGACTTCGGTCTTGCTAAGCTGTGCAAAAACAATGAAAGCATCATGTCAATGCTAGACACGAGAGGCACGGCAGGGTACATTGCACCAGAAGTGTTTTCCAAGAATTTTGGAGGAGTTTCTCACAAGTCGGACGTGTATAGTTACGGAATGGTGGTTCTTGAAATGATTGGAGCAAGGGACAAAGAAAAGGCTCAAAAATCTGGATCCAACAATAAGTCGATGTACTTCCCCGATTGGATTTATAAAGATGTTGAGAAGGGAGAAATCATGAGTTTTTTCGAAGAACAAATaactgaagaagatgatgagatATTAGtaaggaaaatggtattggtgGGTTTGTGGTGTATTCAGACAAATCCATTTGATCGTCCATCAATGAGCAAAGTCGTTGAAATGTTAGAAGGAAGTCCAGAGGCTCTAAGGATTCCACCTAAGCCTCTTTTATCTATACCTGCAATAATAGTTCAAGGAAGTGCTGGTGAGGTTGAGGACACTTCAGGCTTCTCGAAACCGAGTCAAGATACTTCACTTTATTCCGAAGAAGCAGTTCAAGATATTACAGAAGAACATAGCTTAAGATCTTCCTAAACCAAGGCCTGCAAGTAGGATCATGGAATCTTCTTTCCGGTTTGTTAATGTTCAAGTTAGAatcctctatatattatttgaagatcttaaaaaaaaatgtaacctCAACTTTgtgttaattacataataaaaCTTGCTGGGGTGTCAAAATACCtaacatcccctatatattatttgagaaacattacaacattgttttgtagccatgtgtcatcactacaatgattcttagaatgcttagagaaataggttggtccatctaaatatataataaactttttattaaactaaccataaatacattattaatgtgcttcattatttccttcaataaaattacgaaatttcctaatgtgggtaaagtatatatatgacaattaatgattttgaataataaaaatttaataaaaataagggtgtattatattataattttttaattttaaactatgaaaataaattaaaaaaatcatagtaaccatataataaaaattaaaatttttctttctatgttatattttgaatttttaaaaacgattataaattactaaaattgttaaaaatttcacattcaaattttgtgatccatggtttaaaatttttgttatgacttgatacaaataattaaaaaatcatataagttaaagtctcatttaataagtattaaaagtaatatatatatatatatatatcattttaaattaaattatatgaccatataaaaaatatataaatatcttaattttgaaatgtactgtgaacaattttttttttgataaaaaatttgaaaaatatagacaacttaattttaaaaaatattataaatcactTAAACTATTAATCTCACAGTGAAAATTTGTTATccgtaatttaatttttttgctataacacatacaattgatataaaatatatgagcaaaatttaacatttaataaatattaatattaaaatatattgtatataagttactatcatttaaatttaattatataccatatcaaatagaaaaaatattttttggattaatcaaatttatttatatgttctcaccaatttaattatataagtaatagttaccgtcattttaattatttaatatatatttattattttataagatgttataaacatataatatataaaaaaaattatgtatataatgttcattccgcgcaaggcgcgggtcttaacctagtcaTGTTATTGTTTATGTGACAGTTTTAGAGAGATTTTGGACAAACCTTATACTAAAAATTTATTCTCTAGGAAAATTCTACTAATGTAACATAACCTTTgtacatatttataaaacaaaatctatATTCACGCTTCAAAGCTTTGTCACCATCACATGTAAACcctaaaaacaaaacacatcGCCGTTATTATGATTTTGTGCATGTTTCCAAGGATGATGAAGAGACCAAAGGTGGAGCGGGGATGAGACTGTGAGGTAGTGAGGATAACGAGACGAGCGAGATGGAGTCCTAAGAGCTCTTGCGGCAACGAAGGACgagatgacgaagaagaagtggAGTGAGCCAGGGACACGAGGTCATGGGGAAGAGGACGTGCGAGGAGTGGGAGCTTTGAAGATTTCTACGGAGGAtttgtttggtgttgttgttttTTGGGTGGTACCTTTGATTTCGATTGCATGATGGACATCAGCATATATGAGATTGAAGTCTCTGTTATGGCTAAACTTGATTATATTTTGAGGTATTATCTTTGTACTGAATGTTTCTGTGTGTTTAAAGCTGAAACTGTTATGCATTGTTGATGAGCTTGAAAGTTTCAAGGTCTCAAAGACCTTAAGAGTTCAATCCACTACTTATGTGAGATTGCAGTCTAAATCCAGTGGCCTTAGAGTTCTTATCATGAGTTGCAAAAATGTGTTCTTGTGATCTCAAGGCAAAAGGAAACTCTTTGACcgtcttatatattgtgtactgTGATTATAGAGCTGAAATTTTTAGGTTTTGTCCAGTCTTATTTCTCCATAATTCACTCTTTTTGTTTGTATAGTTCGCTGAGATGATACAACCCATTGAAGAAAGGATGTGTAATGTGCATAACTATGTTAATTGCAGCATTCTTTGAGTTTTTCACAGAATGTTGAACATATAATTCACAACCCAAATCGTTCTATATGTATACAGGTTTAATCTATGTATtgtacatttttatataataactaataaacataatgaattaaaatctataaatcagGATTCTATTGTCCTTTTTACCTTAGCATGCCCTTTTCTTTATTAACATTGCATGTTTTattaagggcaatcaagtaatattaataatatatttatattgggtcattttctttggatccagcccacatcagatttctcttgggccatttgagccgattaaaaaatcagatacaattttcacattttttttcctttggatcATTacgtccaagttcaaataattttttttcaactattcttaattattattattttttcttttcttaatataatttaagcattcataaaaaaattgaattatttcattgaaaagtataaatatttattaaaagtatataattttttattaaaatattaaccatataataaaattaatttatcagagttataccaatttaattcattaaaaaataaagtttaattttttaaacataaatagtcatttaagatgaaatacgataaataaagataaaaaaattaagtcttttataaaataaaacacaaatatatgaaaatatgatatttactaaatatttgtcaattgaaaaaaaaaaaaaatctttgaaaacgcgggtcaaaatctagtatatatttaatttcatttttttctataaatattcgCCATGCGCCGAAGCATATCTATACATAGTTTGTTAGTATTCAGTATTCACCATTGATAATTCCTGTGGGGATAACACCCGAAAATATTATATGCTAATTAATAACAGGTGATCTTTTAAATGCAGACttgaaatgatatatatatatcacataaaTACACATAATATTAACGAGACGTCATATTGATGAGAGGGACTAAGGATCTGAATTGGAAGAGGCATAATAGTAAGTGTGAttgaaaaatcaaacagaatAATGGTTAATGTGAATCGGTCAGCTGACATAATAGTAAGTGTGATTGaaaaatatagtatttttattCACTGAAATTTCAATAAAATTGATATCATAGAAATATATGGAAATTATTCACAAGTGACGTCTCATATTTATGCGCATATATATCAcaagttttgaaatatttttatattattatattagtataactgtttttttttttgaaatttccaCAAATACAATATTCAAATGAAAAGAGATGCTCTagcaaactaaaaattaaaccGTCCCTTATGTaaattaccatttttatttattaaataatgacAAAATAGCCTAGAAAGTTATGGATCCGTGAAGAAAAGTCTTTGTTGACATTTCTAGCAATTGATGTTGGCTCCTGGGTCCACACCCAGCTGTCTACAATAGTCTCTATAGTTTCCCGTCCTTGCACTAACGGCACCCGAGTTCCCACCGTCACATTCCTTACCATTGATGGCTCTAATGGTGGCTCCAAATCCTTCCTTCAGTACCGGCCTTAGGCTCTTCATCCAAAACCACAAACCCGTCCTGAAAGATACAGTTGAGTTGCTACCTACTAGTTCAGGCTGGCTCAGGAGGGGGAGTTTGAGAGTATCGCCACACTCTCCGTACATAAAGTTCGATGATAGTTGGATAGGACCACGACCGTAGTAGCCTTTTCCCGGTACACATGGGTATTGCATGTTGTTCTCGTCGCAGTAGTCCCGTGACGTCCCATTTACCTCCTCTATGTAGCAGAAATCTAAAGGTGGAGAGACATATCAAGCTAATTAATTGGTACCAACTGAGATCAATATTtcatatatgtgtgtgtgtgtgtttgtttttgtatatGAAGTAATATATAGGAGTCTAAATCTTTAGATatttcaatgattttttttgtcacgagaTATTTCAATgatttaattattgtaaatttattgaattctaTGCCTAGCAGCTTTCATCCCCAACTAAgactatttttttcttagaaatagaaagaataTTATGAAgataaattttgattaaaaaaattatttttatctctaaataaaaaaatgtaattagtattttctatattttttcttaaaggtAGAGAAAACATATTACAATACTTTAATTAAAGTATATccgaacaaacaaaaaataagaaagagaaaaagaaccTATTGAAGGGAATAATAGTtcttgctgacaaaaaaaaaagaaggaatagTTCTTACGCACGTTCGGTCTCGTGAGTAAAATGAGCAAACATGGCAGCGATCTCGAGCCGGGTAACAATGCTATTGAAGTTTAAGGTAGTATTAGCGGCGCTAAGAAAAGATTCACGAGTGTAGAATCTTTTTCCGGCACAGCCATTACGGGATTGGTTAATAATTCCGTCAAAGAATTTTTGAGTCACAATCTTCTCAACAGGTTCTCTACTTGTTCTGCAAGGACCTGATTGGCAACCGGAACCACAGTGCTGGTCGGTGATATCACAATAACCATGTTGACTGCAGCATAGGATTGGAGAGCAGCCGCAGAACTGCGACTTGGCAGTTTGGGAGTAAAAACCGAAGAGGCAGATGAGAAAAACTGATGAGATTTTTGTGAGAGCCATGTTTGTGGATGAGAAGAATAGGAAGAGCTTGAGATCGTTTATAGTGGAAGCTGTGTGGTGGTTTCTTCTTGTTTGGTCATTTAATTTGACTCTTCAGCCTCGAAGATTATTCAATGGTTTGgcaattttcattttttcctcGAACAAGATACATATGGTAAATATTCTCATTTTTGTATCATTACTGAATACTATATACATATTACTAGGATTTCCTGAATAAATcgaacaaacaaaaattttacatttttattttacaaaaattatccACTCATTAGTTTATATACACAAACATTTCTTACAAAGAATTTGATTCAGGCATTCCtgagtttttatatattaacgTAATGCTTAATAGACTACCACAGGTCCATAGTTGTTGCGTCCACAACACCACCACCATCTCGCCGCCTGGACCGTGGTCAACATCATATCGTTTCGAATTAGTTAACCTCAAAAATTTACCTTCGTGGTTCAAATCCAGCATTTTCTTATTCTTTTGGGGTTCTGCctactatatatttttggataatatttcggaatacaatatttttattttataacttcAAGATAATTTCAATCGAAccatattatgtataaaatataatcGTATCATAAGTGTTCTATTGTAGTCAGAAAAGTGTTTTATGTGTAAAAAGGAAATATGTTTATTGGATAATGACTTGTACAAACAACACAATATTAGTTACCTTAAGACACATCATATAGTGTATGACCAGTAGTctcttattttctttattattcgACACATGAAAtctttaaaacacacacacacacacacttaaAAACCACATTGAGTAGATCAACACTTGAGGTTGGTTCCAGGAGTGACCCCAAGCTTCTTGCAGAAATCCAAGTAATGGTTAACCCTGCTCTGCACTGCGGCTGGACGCCCACCGTCGCATTCACCACCGTTGATCCTCCTCGTTGTGGCTCCGAAACCTCTGCTCAAAACCGGACGCACATTCAAGTTCCAGAACCACATGGCACACTTGAAAGCCACGGTTGGGCTACGAGCCACCATATCTGGATCCTTCAAGAGAGGAAGTCCAAGGAACTTTCCGGCTGCACCATAGTTGTAATTCCATGTGATTTGGATGGGACCACGACCGTAGTAGTTCTTGCCCGGTTGACATGGATACGTTTTGCTCGGTGAGCAGTACCTTCCTCTAGCTATTTCTTCTTTGTAGCAAAAACCTTTACATAACCCGAAGAAAgacatttttatttcaaaacatGAAATGGATGCcccaattaataaatataatgttaccaaaaaaattatatatggaGTATGTTTTGCAATAAAACTAGCAGCCTTATATTTATGAGGATGATTCCTGTGTATGTAAATTTCTTCAACTCTCGAGATTAGTCTCTAATATAACCTAAGGTGTTTGCATATATTTGCCtggaattttttatttaaaaactaatctCTATAACTAtaactataaattatataagACCAAAAAAGCATAACTATAAActatctatataatattttctgatGAAAAAATGATAAGAGTAAACGTTGAAACATACTTCCAGATTCATGAGAGAACTGAGCCAACATGGCTGCAATCTCACGCTTAGCGACAGTTCCTTTGTAGGCTGGAAACGATTGAGCGGCCGCAATGAACGCCTGGCGAGTGTAGAAGCCTTTGGCTGGGCAACCATTTCCAACTTTGCTCATGATGCTGTTAAAGAACGCTGGTGTGACAACGCTTGCTATGGTACCACGTGGACCAGCGTTTAGACCGCCGCTACCGCTGGGAGTAGGAGTAGGTTTAGGTTTTGATTTGCAAGGTCCATTCTGGCATCCCGTGCCGCAGTAGGCGTTTGTAGTGCCACAATATCCCCACCTGCTGCAGCACATGTTGCCTTTACATCCAGTTTTACCGCAGTTTTGCGAAAACGCGGTTTCTGCTAAGATGGTCAATGTGAAGAGGAGAACGATGAGAGCGTTTTTCAGGAGCATTTTTTGGGAcgccattttttatattttttgatggAGTGTTTTGAAGGGTGAGTTGTGTAGAGAAATGAGGAGGGTTTGGGATGTATTTATAGTGTAAATTTGGTGATATCGAATTATGTTTGGTCAagtataatatgttttataaataagtcATGACCCATTCCTTTTTCTTGTAGTTGTGATTCAAATACTATGATCATTTGAATATGGACTTGGTAATAACGTTTAGCTGAATTAGACTAGGAGACGAAACTGAGgataatctttttaaaataaataaataaataaataagtatggGATTGGGTCGGTTTAAATAAACTGACATCCTATActattgaaaaataattttatatcttgATATGTCTAACCAGGAACAAAGAAAGTTGTAAATGTGTGCATTCGTATATACAGTTAAACTGATTAGTTCAAAAGCCTCGATCCAATTTGACTAAAACTGAAGTCTAAGTTTCTTTTGTCATATAATTCAGATGAAAAGTACTATAAATTTTACATCATACATGattaacataaaaacaaaatttatatataaaaggttgCTTCAAGATGTTATTATTACATAATGTATGCATGTGTTTGTAATATGTTCCTGCAGGTTCTACGAT is from Brassica napus cultivar Da-Ae chromosome A4, Da-Ae, whole genome shotgun sequence and encodes:
- the LOC106423999 gene encoding PR5-like receptor kinase isoform X2, with the translated sequence MFFIFNLMALRIALLLFLASHLSVSVTSRSFTIENKCDYTIWPATYNYQGSVDTTGFILEKGEKRTINTTSSWIGYLWGRTLCSRDSSTGYFSCITGDCDSGNIECSKEGVPPATLAEFNLASDGGNDYYDVSVINGYNVPVLVTPENGLCKSIGCDIDIKKTCPTELWIPDIRSNDPYACRTSCQKNQTRELCCVGHYQEVGIPPQECKRTIYSETFNRTCPGAYSYAYDNNSSTFTCPYSSNFVIQFCPGPNRTTIPSTKKTGAGEKGKSLLKLILIIGGSSVFAMIIIIAIVIKVKANDRRKSDWDGKNIEAVVMLKRFSYVQVKKMTKSFADVLGRGGFGTVYKGKLPDSSRDVAVKILKESNENGEDFINEVASMSRTSHVNIVSLLGFCYEGSKKAIIYEFMPNGSLDKFISEKMSEKMEWKTLYNIAVGVSRGLEYLHNRCVTRIVHFDIKPQNILMDGQSCPKISDFGLAKLCKNNESIMSMLDTRGTAGYIAPEVFSKNFGGVSHKSDVYSYGMVVLEMIGARDKEKAQKSGSNNKSMYFPDWIYKDVEKGEIMSFFEEQITEEDDEILVRKMVLVGLWCIQTNPFDRPSMSKVVEMLEGSPEALRIPPKPLLSIPAIIVQGSAGEVEDTSGFSKPSQDTSLYSEEAVQDITEEHSLRSS
- the LOC106429255 gene encoding endochitinase At2g43610-like encodes the protein MASQKMLLKNALIVLLFTLTILAETAFSQNCGKTGCKGNMCCSRWGYCGTTNAYCGTGCQNGPCKSKPKPTPTPSGSGGLNAGPRGTIASVVTPAFFNSIMSKVGNGCPAKGFYTRQAFIAAAQSFPAYKGTVAKREIAAMLAQFSHESGSFCYKEEIARGRYCSPSKTYPCQPGKNYYGRGPIQITWNYNYGAAGKFLGLPLLKDPDMVARSPTVAFKCAMWFWNLNVRPVLSRGFGATTRRINGGECDGGRPAAVQSRVNHYLDFCKKLGVTPGTNLKC
- the LOC106429247 gene encoding endochitinase At2g43590 yields the protein MALTKISSVFLICLFGFYSQTAKSQFCGCSPILCCSQHGYCDITDQHCGSGCQSGPCRTSREPVEKIVTQKFFDGIINQSRNGCAGKRFYTRESFLSAANTTLNFNSIVTRLEIAAMFAHFTHETEHFCYIEEVNGTSRDYCDENNMQYPCVPGKGYYGRGPIQLSSNFMYGECGDTLKLPLLSQPELVGSNSTVSFRTGLWFWMKSLRPVLKEGFGATIRAINGKECDGGNSGAVSARTGNYRDYCRQLGVDPGANINC
- the LOC106423999 gene encoding PR5-like receptor kinase isoform X1, which codes for MFFIFNLMALRIALLLFLASHLSVSVTSRSFTIENKCDYTIWPATYNYQGSVDTTGFILEKGEKRTINTTSSWIGYLWGRTLCSRDSSTGYFSCITGDCDSGNIECSKEGVPPATLAEFNLASDGGNDYYDVSVINGYNVPVLVTPENGLCKSIGCDIDIKKTCPTELWIPDIRSNDPYACRTSCQKNQTRELCCVGHYQEVGIPPQECKRTIYSETFNRTCPGAYSYAYDNNSSTFTCPYSSNFVIQFCPGPNRTTNNRIPSTKKTGAGEKGKSLLKLILIIGGSSVFAMIIIIAIVIKVKANDRRKSDWDGKNIEAVVMLKRFSYVQVKKMTKSFADVLGRGGFGTVYKGKLPDSSRDVAVKILKESNENGEDFINEVASMSRTSHVNIVSLLGFCYEGSKKAIIYEFMPNGSLDKFISEKMSEKMEWKTLYNIAVGVSRGLEYLHNRCVTRIVHFDIKPQNILMDGQSCPKISDFGLAKLCKNNESIMSMLDTRGTAGYIAPEVFSKNFGGVSHKSDVYSYGMVVLEMIGARDKEKAQKSGSNNKSMYFPDWIYKDVEKGEIMSFFEEQITEEDDEILVRKMVLVGLWCIQTNPFDRPSMSKVVEMLEGSPEALRIPPKPLLSIPAIIVQGSAGEVEDTSGFSKPSQDTSLYSEEAVQDITEEHSLRSS